A DNA window from Vanessa tameamea isolate UH-Manoa-2023 chromosome 24, ilVanTame1 primary haplotype, whole genome shotgun sequence contains the following coding sequences:
- the LOC113398087 gene encoding DC-STAMP domain-containing protein 2-like: MQRWRFYGQNTKRRMTGHLKKWFPDGSSVSNLYFYLKSDHALPRFVLKSLIGFVCGIVLTYLCFIFFVFQLSISLIHATIMSSIIGVLLTLGLAFSCRIRCLIFLLIPQLFSRVGRYTLTCYALVLILTGPATNTLRNSEVLTGSMACSQEQIKTNVRHITETVKKPFNAMKESIKLMVGGIKRVTSKMKKIISKISLMVTSIADLIQSSYSWLNYVANVCHQKFGTPYDHCLKSIDRGTKNYIKSLGNDYFWLSNNSVANSACLPVKSYKTICIVSDYATTSFAATLKRRLREYITRINTTFFVNAQIQHIYSYSSNESSTSSLMAAGIVTEIRKRADPLLTWLSWSSCITSLFLLLIIFRAKYYQHMFETRSRYDNRYVTKELRDLDFKRYQERRETVLPLNRREQAKYICISSFRLVSSERVYLTRSIIFMAITTFKLLIHMVADYSLYWVLITIRHHGRSQTPLSPGPSDAGVHVSGSGIVGDFIRSILDSIASPLLPQRSITVNCLPNPYPPDLQRYVQIAILIILLWFFALFEPYGLRFRHVIVGHYQPDRAKTRAVWLYNHILRTRGSFMKLARRKLHREYKYSKHENQTFRYWLNSILPCWHLRYMFGTLPTEPHCLLCKTFEELNDSDTKLTNCDKLNCPGVYCIRCFSDIGRMCTVCLSPKDYGDMSDISLEKGSSDESDIDGDLEVSISKKC, from the exons ATGCAAAGATGGCGATTTTACGGACAGAATACGAAGAGAAGAATGAcaggacatttaaaaaaatggtttccTGATGGTTCATcagtatcaaatttatatttttatttgaaatcagaTCATGCATTACCCCGTTTCGTTCTGAAAAGTTTGATTGGATTCGTCTGCGGCATTGTGCTGACGTATCTTTGCTTTATATTCTTTGTATTCCAATTGTCGATATCGCTCATACACGCGACGATTATGAGTTCTATTATTGGTGTGTTACTCACGCTGGGACTGGCATTCAGTTGCAGAATAAG GTGTCTGATATTTCTGCTAATTCCTCAACTGTTCTCTCGCGTTGGTCGCTATACCCTGACGTGTTACGCTCTGGTCCTCATTCTTACTGGCCCAGCTACAAATACTTTGAGGAATTCTGAAGTTTTGACCGGGTCTATGGCCTGTAGTcag gaacaaataaaaacaaatgttcgACACATTACCGAGACCGTGAAAAAACCTTTCAACGCAATGAAGGAGTCCATAAAGTTAATGGTAGGTGGAATAAAACGGGTCACgtccaaaatgaaaaaaattatatctaaaataagtttaatggtTACTAGTATTG cgGACCTTATTCAATCATCTTATTCTTGGTTAAATTATGTTGCCAATGTTTGCCACCAAAAGTTTGGAACTCCTTACGACCACTGTCTGAAATCAATAGATAGAGGAACGAAGAACTATATTAAGAGCTtaggaaatgattatttttggcTTTCCAATAACTCTGTGGCCAATTCGGCATGTTTACCTGTGAAGTCGTATAAGACTATTTGTATTGTTTCTGACTACGCTACTACTTCATTTGCTGCAACACTCAAGAGAA GGCTGCGGGAATATATAACTCGCATTAATACAACATTCTTCGTCAACGCCCAAATTCAACACATATATTCCTACAGCAGTAATGAAAGTAGTACTTCTAGCCTAATGGCTGCTGGTATCGTGACTGAGATCAGGAAAAGGGCTGATCCTCTGCTAACTTGGTTATCTTGGAGTTCCTGTATTACTAGTTTGTTCTTATTGCTCATAATTTTCAG aGCTAAATATTATCAGCACATGTTCGAAACGAGATCTCGTTATGACAATCGCTACGTTACAAAGGAACTGCGTGATTTGGATTTCAAAAGGTATCAAGAAAGGCGAGAAACTGTTCTTCCATTGAACAGAAGAGAACAAgccaaatatatttgt ATATCATCGTTCCGTCTAGTTTCATCAGAGAGGGTGTATTTAACTCGTTCGATAATTTTCATGGCGATAACTACTTTCAAACTCTTGATACACATGGTAGCGGATTACAGCTTGTATTGGGTTTTAATTACAATACGTCATCATGGAAGGTCACAGACACCTTTATCAC CTGGTCCATCCGACGCTGGTGTTCATGTATCAGGATCTGGTATTGTTGGAGATTTTATCAGATCAATATTGGATTCTATAGCATCGCCCTTACTGCCACAAAGGTCGATTACAGTAAATTGTCTTCCCAATCCCTATCCGCCTGATCTACAACGTTATGTACAAATTG ctatattaataattctccTGTGGTTTTTTGCACTATTCGAGCCGTATGGACTTCGTTTCCGTCATGTCATCGTGGGACACTATCAACCTGATCGAGCGAAGACGAGAGCCGTATGGCTTTACAATCACATTCTAAGAACTAGAG GTAGTTTTATGAAATTAGCCAGGAGAAAGTTACATcgtgaatataaatattcgaaGCATGAAAATCAGACATTTCGTTACTGGTTGAACTCTATTTTGCC GTGCTGGCATTTGAGATATATGTTTGGCACGCTACCAACGGAGCCCCATTGCTTATTGTGTAAAACGTTTGAGGAACTGAATGATTCTGATACGAAATTAACAAA ttgtgataaattaaattgccCAGGAGTATATTGTATAAGATGTTTCTCCGATATCGGTCGTATGTGCACAGTTTGCTTATCGCCTAAAGACTATGGTGATATGAGCGACATTAGCCTAGAGAA aggTTCATCAGATGAAAGTGATATTGACGGAGACCTAGAAGTTAGTATAAGTAAAAAATGCTAA
- the LOC113398068 gene encoding ubiquitin-like domain-containing CTD phosphatase 1: MCDLNDNPIKLSVKWNGKEYELPELSPSDSVAMLKIAIENATGVRPERQKLLNVKFQGKVATDNFTLSVLNLKPNLKIMMMGSLEEAIEGARTKPDVGDEVINDLDIEEEEVDIENQEIYLTKINKRVRDYKINVLNEPRPGKRLLVLDIDYTLFDHRSVAETGYELMRPYLHEFLTSAYEDYDIVIWSATGMKWIEEKMKLLGVTTHPDYKIMFYLDYLAMITVHTAKYGTIDVKPLGVIWGKYPQYTSKNTIMFDDIRRNFIMNPKNGLKIRPYRQAHLNRERDRELLLLSNYLREIAYYSEDFDSINHKKWEKYRPEKYRTQAGNKRKAEDSPS; the protein is encoded by the exons ATGTGTGATTTAAACGATAATCCAATTAAATTAAGTGTTAAGTGGAATGGAAAAGAATATGAGTTACCGGAATTGTCTCCGTCAGATTCGGTAGCGATGTTAAAAATCGCGATCGAAAATGCCACTGGTGTCCGACCCGAAAGACAAAAACTTCTCAATGTTAAGTTTCAGG GTAAAGTGGCAACAGACAATTTTACATTGTCTGTCCTGAATCTTAAACCAAACCTCAAGATCATGATGATGGGCTCTCTAGAAGAAGCAATAGAAGGCGCCAGAACAAAACCAGATGTTGGTGATGAGGTGATCAATGACTTGGACATTGAGGAAGAAGAAGTAGATATTGAAAATCAGGag ATTTACTTGACGAAAATAAACAAGAGAGTGCGGGATTACAAAATTAATGTGTTAAACGAACCTCGTCCAGGCAAAAGGTTACTCGTTTTAGATATAGACTACACTCTCTTTGATCACAGATCTGTTGCAGAAACTG GTTACGAGTTAATGCGTCCTTATCTTCATGAGTTTCTCACATCTGCGTATGAGGATTATGACATAGTTATATGGTCCGCAACAGGAATGAAATGGATTGAAGAGAAGATGAAATTGCTCGGTGTTACGACCCATCCAGACTATAAAATTATGTTCTATTTAGATTACCTTGCTATGATTACCGTTCATACTGCAAAATATGGAACTATTGAT GTAAAACCTCTAGGCGTTATTTGGGGTAAGTATCCACAATACACTTCAAAAAACACGATAATGTTTGACGATATCCGTCGAAACTTTATCATGAATCCGAAAAACGGTCTTAAAATCCGACCATACAGACAAGCGCATTTGAATAGAGAACGAGATAGAGAACTGCTGCTTTTATCTAACTATCTAAGAGAAATTGCTTATTATAGTGAAGATTTCGACAGTATAAACCATAAAAAGTGGGAAAAATACAGACCCGAAAAATACAGGACCCAGGCGGGTAATAAGAGAAAGGCTGAGGACAGTCCGTCTTAA